The genomic DNA ATCGGGGAAGAATTGTTTTGACCTGCCGAAAAATAGTAAATTTTCTATTGTTGCACTTTCAGATGTAGATAATTTACATATTATAGGAGGGTTATATTCTATTTCAAATTTTTCACTTTCTTTGGGTTCTTCGCGTACTATTTCAAATGTAGTTGAACAAAACATAACTATTACTATAGGTAATGGATTAGCTGTTTTAATTGCTAGACCATATGATTTGCAAAGGTCTTATAACAATGAATATACCGATACTCAGGTTTGATAATATTAATGCTACTATAGGCGGTGTAGATTTATTGCGGGATGTTTGTTTTTCGGTAAAGCCAAAGGAACGTTTATGTCTTGTAGGACGTAATGGATCAGGTAAATCAACATTATTAAAAATAGCAGCTGGTTTAATAGAGCCGCAATCTGGCAAGGTATTTATTAGTGCTTCTGCTAAGTTAGGATATCTAGAACAGGAATTTAATTATCCTAATTCAGCTACGATATGTGATTATATCGAATCTGCAACAAAAGAAGAGCATAATTATAGTTTAACTTCTTTTTTAAAAATATTTAATTTAACAGGGAAAGAAAAGATTTCTGATCTATCTGTTGGACAGGCACGATGCGTAGCATTAATTAGAATTTTTATTATGCGTCCTGACGTTTTAATTTTAGATGAGCCGACTAATCACCTAGATTATATAACAATTAATTGGCTTGAACAAGAACTTATCAATATCAATTCTGCAATTATTTTTGTTTCACACGATCGTCGATTCCTTAAAATATTATCAACATCAACAATATGGTTGGATAGAGGATGTGTACATCTTCTTGATAAGGGATTTTCACATTTTGAAGATTGGAGAGATGGAATATTAGAAAAAGAGAAATTGCATTATTATCATTTAAAGAAAAAAAATGAGACAGAAGAAGATTGGTTGAGATATGGGGTAACAGCACGCAGAAAACGTAATGTGCGTAGGTTAAAAGAACTACAAGAAATAAGAACAGATTTATCTGAGAAAAAGAAATCATTTCATAGAGAAATAAAAGCTGAAATCAAATCTACTAAATCTTCTGGTAAATTAGTTATAGATGCTAATCAGATAAATAAAGATTATAATGGTATCTCTATTATAAAAGATTTTTCTCTTCGAATAAAATATGGTGAACGTATTGGAATAGTTGGCCCTAACGGCTCAGGTAAAACTACTCTTTTAAAAATTCTTACTGGCAAAATACAACCTGAATCTGGCTCATTAATTTTTGGAACAAATCTCAAAATTGCAATAATTGATCAAAAACGCGAAGATTTAAATATTAATAAAACTCTTGCTTCTTATCTTACAGGAGGCGCAGGAGATAATTTAATTGTTAATGGTCAATCTAGACATGTAATGGGATATATAAAAGATTTTTTATTTCAATCAAATCAAGCTCACTCTTTAATCAAAAATCTCTCTGGTGGTGAAAGAATGCGTGCAATTTTAGCACGTGTTTTATCTAAACCATTTAATTTTCTTATCATGGATGAGCCTACTAATGATCTAGATTTTGAAACTCTATATTTTTTAGAAGAAATTATTTCTAAATTTCAGGGGACAATACTTCTTGTTAGTCATGATAGAGATTTTTTAGATCATAGTGTAACTTCAATTATTTCTTTGCATAGTATTAAGCATCCAAATGGACGATGGATAAAATATGCAGGTGGATATTCTGATATGATTTTGCAGCAAAAAAAGAATGATTGTTTTTTAGAAAGCAGGGAAGTTAATAAAAATAAGGATAAAATTTCTAATTCTCATCAACAAAAAATAAGACAGAAAAAAATCAATAAACTTTCTTATGGCCAAAAACTTCTTCTTAAAAGTCTTCCTCAAAAAATACAAGAAATACATGCAAAAATTAAAGAAAATGAAAATAAGTTATGCGATCAAACATTATTTATAAAAGATCAAAACAAATTCTATAGAATATCAGATGAGCTGGGAAAACTTTATCAAGAAGTAAAGGAAAAAGAGGAAGAATGGCTTAAACTAGAAATATCTAGAGAAGAAGAAATAAATTATAGTAATACAAAGTAATAATCAGTATATGTTTATTAATTTATATTACTATCAATAAATGATTTAACTTAAAACAATTATTAATTTTAAATATCATTTTACTTATGATATTGATAATATGGGCAATGTATAAATTTGATTTTTAATAATTAATGAAAAATTAATCATTTTTTTGCGCGTTCAACATACGAATTGTCCTCTGTCATAATCACAATTTTATCACCTATATTAATATGAGGTGGAACTGTAGTACGTATTCCATTTGAAAGTATTGCTGGTTTATAAGATGACGTAACCGTTTGACCTTTGGTGGATGGTTCTGTTTCAGTAACTTCAAGATCTATGTGACGTGGAACTTCAACTGATATTACAGATCCTTCATGTATTGAAAGAGTTAATTCATTTCCTTCTTTGAAATATAATTTTTGATCACCAATAATATCTTTTGATGCTGTTAATTGATCATAAGTTTCTGGGTTCATAAAATGAAATCCTTCAGAATCTTCATATAAGAATTGAAAACGTTTTTCCTCAACAAAAGCGCGTTCTACTTGTTCTGTTGTGCGCCATCGTTCAGAAATTTTTACTCCATCAGAAATACGACGCATATCCACCTGTGTAGTAGGTGTCCCTTTCCCTGGATGAAAATTTTTTGCCACAAGAACAACATAAAGCTTTCCATCTACATCAATTACGTTACCTTTACGAATAGAAGAAGCAATAACTTTAACCATATTGAATTTATTCCTTACATTAGATTATCTAAAGTAGTTAGGTTGCAAATTATATTTCTCACATATATAAGATTTATATCTCCCATATATATAAGATTTAATTTTATTTTTTAATCTAACTATTTGTGATCTCCTAATAGATATTATTTTTTATTAATTTACAATAATGAGCCTTTTTTATGAATAAAAATTCTCACTTACCTTGGTGGAATCCTAGTTTACATCAGAAACGTCGTCCTTTTCTTATCAAAAGAAATATGATTCAGAAAGAACTAAGAGAATATTTTGTTAAAAATAATTTTATAGAAGTTGATTCTATGTCTCTACAAGTTTCTCCTGGAAATGAAACCCATATAAAAGCTTTTTCTACAGATTTAATTACTAGTGATTGTAAACGAAAGACTTTGTATCTGCAAACTTCACCAGAATTTTCTTGTAAAAAACTTTTAGCAGCGGGAGAAAAAAGATTTTTTTGTTTTGCACATGTTTGGAGGAATGGAGAGCATGATTGCTTGCATCAACCAGAATTTACTATGCTGGAATGGTATCGATCTCAAGAACCTTATGAGCAATTGATGAAAGATTGTATTGATATAATACGATGCGCTGCTAAAGTAGCGGATAAGTCAGTTTTTTGTTTTCAGGGTATTTCATGCAATCCTTTTAATGATGTAGAGTATATTACTGTATCAGATGCTTTTACAAGATATGCTAATATAGATCTTGCTTCTACTTTGGATCATCCTGATCATCCTGATCGCAATATTTTAGCTATACAAGCATTGAAATCAGGAATACATATAGCAAATGATGATACTTGGAGTGATATTTTTTCCAGAATACTTGTAGAAAAAATAGAACCAAATCTTGGTGTTAATTCTTGTACTATTCTTGATCGTTATCCTGCTCCAGAATCTGCATCAGCGAAAATTTGTTCAGATGATCCACGATTCACAAAGCGTTTTGAAATTTATGCTTGTAACGTGGAATTATGTAATGCATTTGATGAGCTCATAGATCCTATTGAACAACGTTATCGTTTTGAAAAAGCAATGAATGAAAAACAAAAAATATATGATGAAACTTATCCAATAGATGAAGATCTTATAGCATGTTTATCTGAAGTAAAATCTTCATCTGGTGTAGCATTGGGATTTGATCGGCTTGTTATGCTAGCAACTGGTACAAATAATTTAGAAGAAATATTATGGGTCCCGTTACATATATATTAATGAAAGAAAAAAAATGAATTCTCAAAATCGAAAATTATCTTCAGTAAAAGAATTATATGAAGCTAATCTTATCGATAAAAAACAACTCGATGAATTGCAAAAGGTATCAGATAAGTATTCTGTTGGACTAACTTCTACAATTTTTAATTTAATTAATCCTGATAATCCAATTGATCCAATCGCACGTCAATTTATTCCACGTATAGAAGAAATGAATAGATTACCTGAAGAAAGAGAAGACCCGATAGGAGATATTTCACATAGTCCTGTCAAAGGGATAGTTCATCGTTATCCAGATAGAGTATTGCTTAAAATATTGCACATATGTCCAGTATATTGTCGTTTTTGTTTTCGTAGAGAAATAGTTGGATCACAAAATAGTGGGGTGTTATCGCCAGATGATATGGAATATGCTTTATCTTATATTGAAGAAAATACTCAAATATGGGAAGTTATATTAACAGGAGGAGATCCTTTAATATTATCATTAAATCGATTGCAAGCAGTTTTAAAAAGATTAAGAGATATCACACATGTGAAAATATTACGATTTCATAGTCGAGTGCCCATTGTTGATCCTCAACGTATTAGTGATGATTTAGTCAAATTTCTTAAAGAGTTAGGAAAGCCTATATACATTGCTATACATGCCAATCATCCGTGTGAATTTTCTAAAGAAGCACTATCTGCTATTTCTAGATTAGTTGATGCTGGTATTATACTTTTGAGCCAGTCAGTTTTGCTTAAAGGTGTTAATGATAATTCTGAAATTTTATCTAATCTTATGAAAATTTTTGTAGAATCTCGCATCAAACCATATTACTTGCATCATCCAGATCTTGCTCCTGGAACGAGTCATTTTCGTTTGACAATCGAAGAAGGACAGAAAATTTTTTTAGAATTAAAAGAGAAAATTTCTGGTCTATGTCAACCATCTTATATTCTTGATATTCCTGGAGGATATGGAAAAATTAAAATTGATAGTTGTAATATAAAGAAAAAAGAAGACGGATCTTATTTAATAACTGATCATAATAATATTATTCATCAATACCCACCAATATCAGCATCTATTAATAAAATTACCAAGTAATCATATCATAATGGTTATTTATAATAAAAATCATATTTTATTAAGTTGTTAGATTAAACTATTATATTGTAATATATTTAAAGCCATATTTAATTTTATATCTTTGAAATTCCACCATACATCTCTGACCATTTCATTGGATTATCGATAAAACATTCGACTTCTTTTATAACGTTTTTGTCAAATATTGGCATTTTTTTTGCTACCTTTAGAATATCATGCCAAGTAACAAGATAGTGAAGATTTATGTTGTTTTCTTGTAGGAGCAGGGGTATTTCTGGGAAGATGCCATAAAAGAATAATCCAATACAATCTTTTACTATTCCGCCAGAATCTCTAATAACTTTAACGAAATCAAGTAGTGATCCTCCCAAAGTAACAGAATCTTCTATTATTAGAATACGATTACCTTTGGAAATATAACCTTCAATTTTAGTTTTTTTACCATGACCTTTCGCTTTTTTTCTTACATAAATCATCGGCAAGCTTAAACGTTCCGCTAAAAATGCTGCGAATGGAATACCAGCTGTCTCTCCTCCTGCGATAACATCAATAGATTCAAACCCTATGTTGCGTAGCACTATTGTTGTAGCAAAATCCATAATTGTTGAACGAGTACGTGCAAAAGAAATTAATTTACGGAAATCAATATATACAGGGCTGATAATTCCTGAAGTTAGACGATATGGTTTATCAGGAGAAAAGTTAACAGCTTCAATTTCGAATAGCATCTTCGATACTAATTCTGCTATAACATCTGGCTCTGAAAAATCATTAAAAATCACTATTAATTTCCTCTATTTTATATAATAAATAATCACTATCAGTAGACACATTAATTAGACGTTTTTTTTATCGTATAATTAAAATATTTTTTGTGACTTATGATAGTATAATTTTTTAAATAACTACTTCCCAATGTAACGGTAACATTGGATCAAATATAGTTATATCTCCTATAGATACTATCATTTTCTTTTTTTCAAAAGAAATGGGTTGATCTCGGCGGACTAAAGATATTCGATCTTCATTAATTGGCATGCCGTACCATATCGCTCCATTTAAAGATATAAAACTTTCTAAATTTTCAAGGCTATTTTCATCTTCGAATACTTGTGCAAGACAGCTTATAGCGTTTTTTGAGCTATAAATACCAGCACAGCCACAAGATGTTTCTTTTAGATAATCTAGATGAGGTGCTGAATCGGTTCCTAGAAAAAAATTAGGATTTCCAGAAACAGCTGCTTTACGTAGCGAAAGGCGATGTTTCTCTCTTTTAGCAATTGGCAGGCAATAGTAATGTGGATTAATTCCATTTTGAAATATTGTATTCCTATTTATTATAAGGTGATGAACTGTAATCGATGCTGCGATATTGCTATAATTATTTATATATTCTACGCTTTCCGTAGTTGTTATATGCTCAAGAGTAATTTTTAGTGCTGGTAATTTTTTACGCAAGGGATCTAAAATTTTTTCAATAAATATTGCTTCTCTATCAAAAATATCAATTGTATTATCTGGTATTTCTCCATGTATACAAAGAGGTATGCCTGCCTTTTCCATTCTTTCAAATACGTGCATTACATTATTAATATTACTTATTCCATAATGGGAATTTGTTGTACTACCTGCGGGATAAAGCTTAACTGCATGAATTATTCCAGATCTAAATCCTATTTCTACATCGTCAGGATCTGTTCTTTCTGTAAGATATAAAGTCATCAAAGGATTAAATTGATGTTCTTTAGGAACTGATTTTAAAATTCTATCACGATAATCTTTAGCTTCATTTGTGGTTGTAATTGGAGGAGAAAGATTTGGCATAATTAAAGCACGTCTAAAATAATTTGATGTATCTCCAATAACATTTTTCAATATTTCTCCATCGCGTAGATGAAGATGCCAGTCATCTGGATAGTGTAAGGAAATCTTTTTCATATTTTCTCTAGTCATATATTTTTGCAATATGAGTAAACGACTATAAATACTTTGTAAACAAGACTTTAGTCTTTCATTGTATATTGTTTAATATATTATACTACTATTTTGGAATGTTTACCCGTATATGTTTAAATAAAATAGTTAACAAGCACTGATTTTGTAATTCCTAGTCGTATACTTATTTATATTATCATATCATTATGTTATATTATAATATGATCTTCAAAAGGCAATTGTGACCAGAGACTAGATTGTTAAAATTTCTATATGTGTTTGATAATATATATTCATATTTGTTAATATACAATGATTTTATATTTTGATGCTTTTTTTAATTAAATATGCTTTTGAATTAAAGGAGAATAGGCGGATTTTGTTTCCAGGGTTGTTTATAAGTTTTGAAGGGATTGAAGGTGCTGGGAAAACTACTCATATTTCTCATTTGGCTAGACTACTATCAAAAAAAGGATATGATGTTCAAATTACTCGTGAACCTGGAGGAACTCCCGCAGCAGAGGCTGCACGTCACGTTTTATTGTCTTATGGCGTAGATGAATTTGGATCTTGTGCTGAAGCAATTTTATTTGCTGCTATTCGTTCTGATCATGTCGAGAGTATTATTCGTCCTGCTCTTATGCAGGGTAAAATTTTGTTATGTGACCGATTTTTAGATTCTTCATATGCTTATCAAAGTGACGGAAATGGTTCAAAAAAAATACTTGATTATCTTCAGAAAGTATCTACTCAAGGTATAGTG from Candidatus Liberibacter americanus str. Sao Paulo includes the following:
- a CDS encoding ABC-F family ATP-binding cassette domain-containing protein: MNIPILRFDNINATIGGVDLLRDVCFSVKPKERLCLVGRNGSGKSTLLKIAAGLIEPQSGKVFISASAKLGYLEQEFNYPNSATICDYIESATKEEHNYSLTSFLKIFNLTGKEKISDLSVGQARCVALIRIFIMRPDVLILDEPTNHLDYITINWLEQELININSAIIFVSHDRRFLKILSTSTIWLDRGCVHLLDKGFSHFEDWRDGILEKEKLHYYHLKKKNETEEDWLRYGVTARRKRNVRRLKELQEIRTDLSEKKKSFHREIKAEIKSTKSSGKLVIDANQINKDYNGISIIKDFSLRIKYGERIGIVGPNGSGKTTLLKILTGKIQPESGSLIFGTNLKIAIIDQKREDLNINKTLASYLTGGAGDNLIVNGQSRHVMGYIKDFLFQSNQAHSLIKNLSGGERMRAILARVLSKPFNFLIMDEPTNDLDFETLYFLEEIISKFQGTILLVSHDRDFLDHSVTSIISLHSIKHPNGRWIKYAGGYSDMILQQKKNDCFLESREVNKNKDKISNSHQQKIRQKKINKLSYGQKLLLKSLPQKIQEIHAKIKENENKLCDQTLFIKDQNKFYRISDELGKLYQEVKEKEEEWLKLEISREEEINYSNTK
- the efp gene encoding elongation factor P, whose translation is MVKVIASSIRKGNVIDVDGKLYVVLVAKNFHPGKGTPTTQVDMRRISDGVKISERWRTTEQVERAFVEEKRFQFLYEDSEGFHFMNPETYDQLTASKDIIGDQKLYFKEGNELTLSIHEGSVISVEVPRHIDLEVTETEPSTKGQTVTSSYKPAILSNGIRTTVPPHINIGDKIVIMTEDNSYVERAKK
- the epmA gene encoding EF-P lysine aminoacylase EpmA, with product MNKNSHLPWWNPSLHQKRRPFLIKRNMIQKELREYFVKNNFIEVDSMSLQVSPGNETHIKAFSTDLITSDCKRKTLYLQTSPEFSCKKLLAAGEKRFFCFAHVWRNGEHDCLHQPEFTMLEWYRSQEPYEQLMKDCIDIIRCAAKVADKSVFCFQGISCNPFNDVEYITVSDAFTRYANIDLASTLDHPDHPDRNILAIQALKSGIHIANDDTWSDIFSRILVEKIEPNLGVNSCTILDRYPAPESASAKICSDDPRFTKRFEIYACNVELCNAFDELIDPIEQRYRFEKAMNEKQKIYDETYPIDEDLIACLSEVKSSSGVALGFDRLVMLATGTNNLEEILWVPLHIY
- a CDS encoding lysine-2,3-aminomutase-like protein, whose translation is MNSQNRKLSSVKELYEANLIDKKQLDELQKVSDKYSVGLTSTIFNLINPDNPIDPIARQFIPRIEEMNRLPEEREDPIGDISHSPVKGIVHRYPDRVLLKILHICPVYCRFCFRREIVGSQNSGVLSPDDMEYALSYIEENTQIWEVILTGGDPLILSLNRLQAVLKRLRDITHVKILRFHSRVPIVDPQRISDDLVKFLKELGKPIYIAIHANHPCEFSKEALSAISRLVDAGIILLSQSVLLKGVNDNSEILSNLMKIFVESRIKPYYLHHPDLAPGTSHFRLTIEEGQKIFLELKEKISGLCQPSYILDIPGGYGKIKIDSCNIKKKEDGSYLITDHNNIIHQYPPISASINKITK
- a CDS encoding orotate phosphoribosyltransferase yields the protein MIFNDFSEPDVIAELVSKMLFEIEAVNFSPDKPYRLTSGIISPVYIDFRKLISFARTRSTIMDFATTIVLRNIGFESIDVIAGGETAGIPFAAFLAERLSLPMIYVRKKAKGHGKKTKIEGYISKGNRILIIEDSVTLGGSLLDFVKVIRDSGGIVKDCIGLFFYGIFPEIPLLLQENNINLHYLVTWHDILKVAKKMPIFDKNVIKEVECFIDNPMKWSEMYGGISKI
- the pyrC gene encoding dihydroorotase — its product is MKKISLHYPDDWHLHLRDGEILKNVIGDTSNYFRRALIMPNLSPPITTTNEAKDYRDRILKSVPKEHQFNPLMTLYLTERTDPDDVEIGFRSGIIHAVKLYPAGSTTNSHYGISNINNVMHVFERMEKAGIPLCIHGEIPDNTIDIFDREAIFIEKILDPLRKKLPALKITLEHITTTESVEYINNYSNIAASITVHHLIINRNTIFQNGINPHYYCLPIAKREKHRLSLRKAAVSGNPNFFLGTDSAPHLDYLKETSCGCAGIYSSKNAISCLAQVFEDENSLENLESFISLNGAIWYGMPINEDRISLVRRDQPISFEKKKMIVSIGDITIFDPMLPLHWEVVI
- the tmk gene encoding dTMP kinase codes for the protein MLFLIKYAFELKENRRILFPGLFISFEGIEGAGKTTHISHLARLLSKKGYDVQITREPGGTPAAEAARHVLLSYGVDEFGSCAEAILFAAIRSDHVESIIRPALMQGKILLCDRFLDSSYAYQSDGNGSKKILDYLQKVSTQGIVPDCTIIMDLPVDIGLKRIHTRCASKKMSSLDRFEQKDIKIHEIRRQIFLDIARDQSDRCRIVNSASSFNDVSRNVLNIVCELIQNRIFPSRNAKNEIKDR